Proteins encoded in a region of the Falco rusticolus isolate bFalRus1 chromosome 10, bFalRus1.pri, whole genome shotgun sequence genome:
- the GAL gene encoding galanin peptides — MQRCAGFLLLSAVCCAALSETLGLVLSAKEKRGWTLNSAGYLLGPHAVDNHRSFNEKHGFTGKREIQPDEDIKAGDLGRPLADENIVRTVIEFLTYLHLKEVGALDKLPSPDEMNQS; from the exons ATGCAGAGGTGCGCTGGCTTCCTCCTGCTGTCTGCCGTCTGCTGCGCCGCCCTGTCGGAAACGCTGGGGCTGGTTCTCTCG gcaaaagaaaaaaggggcTGGACTTTGAACAGTGCTGGTTACCTACTTGGGCCAC ATGCAGTAGATAACCACAGATCTTTTAATGAGAAACATGGTTTCACTGGTAAACGTGAAATACAGCCTGATGAGGATATTAAAGCAG GGGATCTTGGAAGACCGCTGGCTGATGAAAACATTGTGCGCACAGTAATTGAATTTTTGACTTACTTGCATCTTAAAG AGGTGGGAGCACTTGACAAACTACCTTCACCAGACGAAATGAACCAGTCTTGA